A window of Daphnia pulicaria isolate SC F1-1A chromosome 10, SC_F0-13Bv2, whole genome shotgun sequence contains these coding sequences:
- the LOC124313864 gene encoding voltage-dependent L-type calcium channel subunit beta-1-like isoform X8, translated as MGYNQGYNKLFTQGSADSNYSQPSSDLSLDDEREALRRETERLALAQLDKARTKPVAFAVRTNVSYDGTIDDDSPVHGSAVSFNVRDFLHIKEKYDNDWWIGNLVKENSDVGFIPSPVKLEALRVQQQGQQQQVRNSRLYAGKASSSSNLSALNDVLSNSKSSNSRGSTPPTPGDNSDSMGGSKLNKSGLPGGGAGSKEKRKPFFKKTESIPPYDVVPSMRPVVLVGPSLKGYEVTDMMQKALFDYLKHRFEGRIIITRVSADISLAKRSLLNNPSKRALMERSNSRSNCIAEVQAEIERIFELARTLQLVVLDCDTINHPSQLAKTSLAPLIVYLKISSPKVLQRLIKSRGKSQSRNLNVQMVAAEKLAQCPPEMFDIILDENQLEDACEHIADYLEAYWRATHPPIKTPPQPTVPRPQVTASVTATSPTHHPDHHSRLAAGRNVASPPAVEVPESYGRMRSSKVVAYHSTRGRPSRSSDAEQDEDLGPSPLPPQQHHHHQLHSQQQHHPQLQRTHSRDYDSRDYREMREMRDPRGEMRDYHHQRDYHDHHPSHHHHQQQQQRHQQQSHHLHQQQQQQHHHQQREWDDVDDMPVVPVVGASGGGRVLQRHHSRESDYPQSPVHRNVRRTPANPI; from the exons ATGGGATACAACCAGGGCTACAATAAGTTGTTCACTCAG GGCTCGGCCGATTCCAACTACTCGCAGCCTTCGTCGGATCTGTCGCTGGACGATGAACGTGAAGCGCTCCGTCGGGAAACCGAACGCCTGGCCCTGGCCCAACTCGACAAAGCAAGA ACTAAACCGGTGGCGTTTGCCGTGAGGACCAACGTATCGTACGACGGGACGATCGATGATGACTCGCCCGTCCACGGCAGTGCCGTATCCTTCAACGTCCGCGATTTTTTACATATCAAG GAGAAATACGACAACGACTGGTGGATCGGCAATCTAGTCAAGGAGAATTCGGATGTGGGTTTCATACCCAGTCCGGTCAAGTTGGAGGCGTTGCGCGTGCAACAACagggacagcagcagcaggtgagGAATTCCCGGTTGTACGCCGGCAAGGCCTCCTCTTCGTCCAACCTCAGCGCCCTCAACGATGTCCTCTCCAATAGCAAAAGCTCCAATTCTCGTGGATCCACTCCGCCCACACCag gAGACAACTCCGACTCGATGGGCGGCTCCAAATTGAACAAGAGCGGGTTACCGGGCGGCGGGGCCGGTTCAAAGGAAAAGCGTAAACCTTTCTTTAAGAAGACGGAATCGATCCCGCCGTATGATGTGGTGCCTTCCATGAGACCCGTGGTGCTGGTCGGGCCGTCGCTCAAAGGCTACGAAGTCACCGATATGATGCAGAAGGCTCTCTTCGACTATCTCAAGCACCGCTTCGAAGGGAG GATCATCATAACGAGGGTGAGTGCAGACATTTCACTGGCCAAACGCTCGCTGCTCAACAATCCTTCAAAGCGGGCGCTTATGGAGCGGTCCAACTCACGTTCCAACTGCATTGCCGAAGTCCAGGCAGAGATTGAACGAATCTTTGAGTTAGCCAGAACGCTTCAG TTGGTCGTCCTGGATTGTGATACGATCAATCATCCATCTCAATTGGCCAAGACCTCGCTGGCACCTTTGATAGTTTATCTGAAGATCTCCTCCCCAAAA GTGCTTCAGCGGTTGATCAAATCACGGGGCAAGTCGCAGAGTCGTAACCTCAACGTCCAGATGGTAGCGGCCGAGAAGCTGGCACAGTGCCCTCCCGAGATGTTCGATATCATCCTGGATGAGAACCAACTGGAAGATGCCTGCGAACACATCGCCGACTACCTCGAGGCCTACTGGAGGGCCACCCATCCGCCGATCAAGACGCCGCCGCAACCCACCGTACCACGGCCGCAGGTGACGGCCAGTGTCACGGCCACTTCACCCACACACCATCCGGATCACCACTCTCGATTAGCGGCCGGACGGAACGTTGCCTCTCCGCCAG CTGTCGAAGTGCCGGAATCTTACGGGAGAATGCGTAGCAGTAAAG TGGTGGCTTACCATTCAACCCGAGGCCGTCCGTCGCGGAGTAGTGACGCCGAACAAGACGAGGACTTGGGTCCTTCGCCGTTGCCGCCTcagcagcatcaccaccatcaaCTTCATTCGCAACAACAGCATCATCCGCAATTACAGCGGACTCATTCGCGAGATTACGACTCTCGGGACTACCGTGAGATGCGTGAAATGCGTGATCCTCGGGGTGAAATGCGTGACTACCATCACCAGAGGGACTACCACGATCACCATCCAtctcaccatcatcatcagcaacagcagcagcgacacCAACAACAATCACACCACCTccaccagcaacagcagcaacaacatcatcatcaacaacgCGAATGGGATGACGTCGACGATATGCCGGTTGTGCCAGTGGTCGGAGCGTCTGGTGGGGGCCGTGTTCTCCAGCGGCATCACTCGCGGGAGTCGGATTACCCACAGTCGCCTGTCCATCGCAACGTGAGGCGAACGCCGGCCAACCCCatctaa
- the LOC124313864 gene encoding voltage-dependent L-type calcium channel subunit beta-1-like isoform X9: protein MSKYTPLGSADSNYSQPSSDLSLDDEREALRRETERLALAQLDKARTKPVAFAVRTNVSYDGTIDDDSPVHGSAVSFNVRDFLHIKEKYDNDWWIGNLVKENSDVGFIPSPVKLEALRVQQQGQQQQVRNSRLYAGKASSSSNLSALNDVLSNSKSSNSRGSTPPTPGDNSDSMGGSKLNKSGLPGGGAGSKEKRKPFFKKTESIPPYDVVPSMRPVVLVGPSLKGYEVTDMMQKALFDYLKHRFEGRIIITRVSADISLAKRSLLNNPSKRALMERSNSRSNCIAEVQAEIERIFELARTLQLVVLDCDTINHPSQLAKTSLAPLIVYLKISSPKVLQRLIKSRGKSQSRNLNVQMVAAEKLAQCPPEMFDIILDENQLEDACEHIADYLEAYWRATHPPIKTPPQPTVPRPQVTASVTATSPTHHPDHHSRLAAGRNVASPPAVEVPESYGRMRSSKVVAYHSTRGRPSRSSDAEQDEDLGPSPLPPQQHHHHQLHSQQQHHPQLQRTHSRDYDSRDYREMREMRDPRGEMRDYHHQRDYHDHHPSHHHHQQQQQRHQQQSHHLHQQQQQQHHHQQREWDDVDDMPVVPVVGASGGGRVLQRHHSRESDYPQSPVHRNVRRTPANPI from the exons ATGTCCAAGTACACGCCGCTG GGCTCGGCCGATTCCAACTACTCGCAGCCTTCGTCGGATCTGTCGCTGGACGATGAACGTGAAGCGCTCCGTCGGGAAACCGAACGCCTGGCCCTGGCCCAACTCGACAAAGCAAGA ACTAAACCGGTGGCGTTTGCCGTGAGGACCAACGTATCGTACGACGGGACGATCGATGATGACTCGCCCGTCCACGGCAGTGCCGTATCCTTCAACGTCCGCGATTTTTTACATATCAAG GAGAAATACGACAACGACTGGTGGATCGGCAATCTAGTCAAGGAGAATTCGGATGTGGGTTTCATACCCAGTCCGGTCAAGTTGGAGGCGTTGCGCGTGCAACAACagggacagcagcagcaggtgagGAATTCCCGGTTGTACGCCGGCAAGGCCTCCTCTTCGTCCAACCTCAGCGCCCTCAACGATGTCCTCTCCAATAGCAAAAGCTCCAATTCTCGTGGATCCACTCCGCCCACACCag gAGACAACTCCGACTCGATGGGCGGCTCCAAATTGAACAAGAGCGGGTTACCGGGCGGCGGGGCCGGTTCAAAGGAAAAGCGTAAACCTTTCTTTAAGAAGACGGAATCGATCCCGCCGTATGATGTGGTGCCTTCCATGAGACCCGTGGTGCTGGTCGGGCCGTCGCTCAAAGGCTACGAAGTCACCGATATGATGCAGAAGGCTCTCTTCGACTATCTCAAGCACCGCTTCGAAGGGAG GATCATCATAACGAGGGTGAGTGCAGACATTTCACTGGCCAAACGCTCGCTGCTCAACAATCCTTCAAAGCGGGCGCTTATGGAGCGGTCCAACTCACGTTCCAACTGCATTGCCGAAGTCCAGGCAGAGATTGAACGAATCTTTGAGTTAGCCAGAACGCTTCAG TTGGTCGTCCTGGATTGTGATACGATCAATCATCCATCTCAATTGGCCAAGACCTCGCTGGCACCTTTGATAGTTTATCTGAAGATCTCCTCCCCAAAA GTGCTTCAGCGGTTGATCAAATCACGGGGCAAGTCGCAGAGTCGTAACCTCAACGTCCAGATGGTAGCGGCCGAGAAGCTGGCACAGTGCCCTCCCGAGATGTTCGATATCATCCTGGATGAGAACCAACTGGAAGATGCCTGCGAACACATCGCCGACTACCTCGAGGCCTACTGGAGGGCCACCCATCCGCCGATCAAGACGCCGCCGCAACCCACCGTACCACGGCCGCAGGTGACGGCCAGTGTCACGGCCACTTCACCCACACACCATCCGGATCACCACTCTCGATTAGCGGCCGGACGGAACGTTGCCTCTCCGCCAG CTGTCGAAGTGCCGGAATCTTACGGGAGAATGCGTAGCAGTAAAG TGGTGGCTTACCATTCAACCCGAGGCCGTCCGTCGCGGAGTAGTGACGCCGAACAAGACGAGGACTTGGGTCCTTCGCCGTTGCCGCCTcagcagcatcaccaccatcaaCTTCATTCGCAACAACAGCATCATCCGCAATTACAGCGGACTCATTCGCGAGATTACGACTCTCGGGACTACCGTGAGATGCGTGAAATGCGTGATCCTCGGGGTGAAATGCGTGACTACCATCACCAGAGGGACTACCACGATCACCATCCAtctcaccatcatcatcagcaacagcagcagcgacacCAACAACAATCACACCACCTccaccagcaacagcagcaacaacatcatcatcaacaacgCGAATGGGATGACGTCGACGATATGCCGGTTGTGCCAGTGGTCGGAGCGTCTGGTGGGGGCCGTGTTCTCCAGCGGCATCACTCGCGGGAGTCGGATTACCCACAGTCGCCTGTCCATCGCAACGTGAGGCGAACGCCGGCCAACCCCatctaa
- the LOC124313864 gene encoding voltage-dependent L-type calcium channel subunit beta-1-like isoform X7, producing MTNLLLSSELLLIPQSSIDQGSADSNYSQPSSDLSLDDEREALRRETERLALAQLDKARTKPVAFAVRTNVSYDGTIDDDSPVHGSAVSFNVRDFLHIKEKYDNDWWIGNLVKENSDVGFIPSPVKLEALRVQQQGQQQQVRNSRLYAGKASSSSNLSALNDVLSNSKSSNSRGSTPPTPGDNSDSMGGSKLNKSGLPGGGAGSKEKRKPFFKKTESIPPYDVVPSMRPVVLVGPSLKGYEVTDMMQKALFDYLKHRFEGRIIITRVSADISLAKRSLLNNPSKRALMERSNSRSNCIAEVQAEIERIFELARTLQLVVLDCDTINHPSQLAKTSLAPLIVYLKISSPKVLQRLIKSRGKSQSRNLNVQMVAAEKLAQCPPEMFDIILDENQLEDACEHIADYLEAYWRATHPPIKTPPQPTVPRPQVTASVTATSPTHHPDHHSRLAAGRNVASPPAVEVPESYGRMRSSKVVAYHSTRGRPSRSSDAEQDEDLGPSPLPPQQHHHHQLHSQQQHHPQLQRTHSRDYDSRDYREMREMRDPRGEMRDYHHQRDYHDHHPSHHHHQQQQQRHQQQSHHLHQQQQQQHHHQQREWDDVDDMPVVPVVGASGGGRVLQRHHSRESDYPQSPVHRNVRRTPANPI from the exons ATGACGAACCTGCTTCTCTCCTCTGAACTACTCCTCATTCCTCAATCCTCAATTGACCAG GGCTCGGCCGATTCCAACTACTCGCAGCCTTCGTCGGATCTGTCGCTGGACGATGAACGTGAAGCGCTCCGTCGGGAAACCGAACGCCTGGCCCTGGCCCAACTCGACAAAGCAAGA ACTAAACCGGTGGCGTTTGCCGTGAGGACCAACGTATCGTACGACGGGACGATCGATGATGACTCGCCCGTCCACGGCAGTGCCGTATCCTTCAACGTCCGCGATTTTTTACATATCAAG GAGAAATACGACAACGACTGGTGGATCGGCAATCTAGTCAAGGAGAATTCGGATGTGGGTTTCATACCCAGTCCGGTCAAGTTGGAGGCGTTGCGCGTGCAACAACagggacagcagcagcaggtgagGAATTCCCGGTTGTACGCCGGCAAGGCCTCCTCTTCGTCCAACCTCAGCGCCCTCAACGATGTCCTCTCCAATAGCAAAAGCTCCAATTCTCGTGGATCCACTCCGCCCACACCag gAGACAACTCCGACTCGATGGGCGGCTCCAAATTGAACAAGAGCGGGTTACCGGGCGGCGGGGCCGGTTCAAAGGAAAAGCGTAAACCTTTCTTTAAGAAGACGGAATCGATCCCGCCGTATGATGTGGTGCCTTCCATGAGACCCGTGGTGCTGGTCGGGCCGTCGCTCAAAGGCTACGAAGTCACCGATATGATGCAGAAGGCTCTCTTCGACTATCTCAAGCACCGCTTCGAAGGGAG GATCATCATAACGAGGGTGAGTGCAGACATTTCACTGGCCAAACGCTCGCTGCTCAACAATCCTTCAAAGCGGGCGCTTATGGAGCGGTCCAACTCACGTTCCAACTGCATTGCCGAAGTCCAGGCAGAGATTGAACGAATCTTTGAGTTAGCCAGAACGCTTCAG TTGGTCGTCCTGGATTGTGATACGATCAATCATCCATCTCAATTGGCCAAGACCTCGCTGGCACCTTTGATAGTTTATCTGAAGATCTCCTCCCCAAAA GTGCTTCAGCGGTTGATCAAATCACGGGGCAAGTCGCAGAGTCGTAACCTCAACGTCCAGATGGTAGCGGCCGAGAAGCTGGCACAGTGCCCTCCCGAGATGTTCGATATCATCCTGGATGAGAACCAACTGGAAGATGCCTGCGAACACATCGCCGACTACCTCGAGGCCTACTGGAGGGCCACCCATCCGCCGATCAAGACGCCGCCGCAACCCACCGTACCACGGCCGCAGGTGACGGCCAGTGTCACGGCCACTTCACCCACACACCATCCGGATCACCACTCTCGATTAGCGGCCGGACGGAACGTTGCCTCTCCGCCAG CTGTCGAAGTGCCGGAATCTTACGGGAGAATGCGTAGCAGTAAAG TGGTGGCTTACCATTCAACCCGAGGCCGTCCGTCGCGGAGTAGTGACGCCGAACAAGACGAGGACTTGGGTCCTTCGCCGTTGCCGCCTcagcagcatcaccaccatcaaCTTCATTCGCAACAACAGCATCATCCGCAATTACAGCGGACTCATTCGCGAGATTACGACTCTCGGGACTACCGTGAGATGCGTGAAATGCGTGATCCTCGGGGTGAAATGCGTGACTACCATCACCAGAGGGACTACCACGATCACCATCCAtctcaccatcatcatcagcaacagcagcagcgacacCAACAACAATCACACCACCTccaccagcaacagcagcaacaacatcatcatcaacaacgCGAATGGGATGACGTCGACGATATGCCGGTTGTGCCAGTGGTCGGAGCGTCTGGTGGGGGCCGTGTTCTCCAGCGGCATCACTCGCGGGAGTCGGATTACCCACAGTCGCCTGTCCATCGCAACGTGAGGCGAACGCCGGCCAACCCCatctaa
- the LOC124313864 gene encoding voltage-dependent L-type calcium channel subunit beta-2-like isoform X1, translating into MMVLARLMKKGSMLSLKRQSISKSVEEDDTFDEEDEHFALEPLYHNSVSAEAQSTPSRGSRTIRFSFESTVDDRQSTQSTISSFSQKMAKRPTIPDTWWISYYLQKRSDVPPPRIVLRSDKHDYRNPDSNYTDDIVDSLRQKLLEDTEELDLQQRLNPFLSKDFLKTLQSFGLFPEPEEEEEEDREIVEGEQPEGAAAGADADEGDHAEENAEDGKAEGMRRRTRSDASNVVRSATPSVRASSDEDLKSKPPNLLTVPVEKRGSSMEDNVHRPAGTMFRRTSIISNAAQHILNSRRRLSQKRVRRWTITAISLRSLHRIAKRIPGSADSNYSQPSSDLSLDDEREALRRETERLALAQLDKARTKPVAFAVRTNVSYDGTIDDDSPVHGSAVSFNVRDFLHIKEKYDNDWWIGNLVKENSDVGFIPSPVKLEALRVQQQGQQQQVRNSRLYAGKASSSSNLSALNDVLSNSKSSNSRGSTPPTPGDNSDSMGGSKLNKSGLPGGGAGSKEKRKPFFKKTESIPPYDVVPSMRPVVLVGPSLKGYEVTDMMQKALFDYLKHRFEGRIIITRVSADISLAKRSLLNNPSKRALMERSNSRSNCIAEVQAEIERIFELARTLQLVVLDCDTINHPSQLAKTSLAPLIVYLKISSPKVLQRLIKSRGKSQSRNLNVQMVAAEKLAQCPPEMFDIILDENQLEDACEHIADYLEAYWRATHPPIKTPPQPTVPRPQVTASVTATSPTHHPDHHSRLAAGRNVASPPAVEVPESYGRMRSSKVVAYHSTRGRPSRSSDAEQDEDLGPSPLPPQQHHHHQLHSQQQHHPQLQRTHSRDYDSRDYREMREMRDPRGEMRDYHHQRDYHDHHPSHHHHQQQQQRHQQQSHHLHQQQQQQHHHQQREWDDVDDMPVVPVVGASGGGRVLQRHHSRESDYPQSPVHRNVRRTPANPI; encoded by the exons atgatggTGTTGGCGCGTTTAATGAAGAAGGGCTCGATGCTGTCGCTCAAGCGCCAATCGATCAGCAAATCGGTGGAAGAGGATGACACATTCGACGAAGAAGATGAACATTTCGCGCTGGAGCCTCTCTACCATAACAGCGTCTCGGCCGAGGCCCAGTCGACGCCATCTAGGGGCAGCCGCACCATCCGCTTCAGCTTCGAGTCGACGGTGGACGACCGCCAGTCGACGCAGTCGACTATTAGCAGTTTCTCCCAGAAGATGGCGAAGCGGCCGACCATCCCCGACACTTGGTGGATCTCCTACTACCTGCAGAAGAGGAGCGACGTGCCGCCGCCGAGGATCGTCCTCCGCTCCGACAAGCACGACTACCGCAATCCCGACAGCAACTACACCGACGACATTGTCGACTCGCTGCGCCAGAAGCTCCTGGAAGACACGGAGGAGCTCGACCTCCAGCAGCGGCTCAATCCGTTCCTCTCCAAGGATTTCTTGAAGACGCTGCAGAGCTTCGGGCTCTTCCCCGAGccggaagaggaggaagaagaggacagAGAAATTGTTGAAGGTGAGCAACCGGAAGGAGCGGCCGCTGGTGCAGACGCCGACGAGGGGGACCATGCGGAGGAGAATGCGGAAGACGGAAAGGCGGAAGGGATGCGGAGGAGGACCAGAAGCGACGCCAGCAACGTCGTCAGGTCGGCAACCCCTTCGGTGAGGGCCTCATCCGACGAGGATCTCAAGTCGAAACCCCCAAATTTGCTAACCGTTCCGGTTGAGAAGAGAGGCAGTTCCATGGAGGACAATGTCCACCGGCCAGCCGGGACAATGTTCCGCCGGACTAGCATCATCAGTAATGCCGCCCAGCACATTTTGAATTCCCGCCGAAGATTGTCGCAGAAACGAGTCAGACGCTGGACGATCACGGCCATTTCATTGCGATCCCTCCACCGCATCGCCAAACGGATTCCG GGCTCGGCCGATTCCAACTACTCGCAGCCTTCGTCGGATCTGTCGCTGGACGATGAACGTGAAGCGCTCCGTCGGGAAACCGAACGCCTGGCCCTGGCCCAACTCGACAAAGCAAGA ACTAAACCGGTGGCGTTTGCCGTGAGGACCAACGTATCGTACGACGGGACGATCGATGATGACTCGCCCGTCCACGGCAGTGCCGTATCCTTCAACGTCCGCGATTTTTTACATATCAAG GAGAAATACGACAACGACTGGTGGATCGGCAATCTAGTCAAGGAGAATTCGGATGTGGGTTTCATACCCAGTCCGGTCAAGTTGGAGGCGTTGCGCGTGCAACAACagggacagcagcagcaggtgagGAATTCCCGGTTGTACGCCGGCAAGGCCTCCTCTTCGTCCAACCTCAGCGCCCTCAACGATGTCCTCTCCAATAGCAAAAGCTCCAATTCTCGTGGATCCACTCCGCCCACACCag gAGACAACTCCGACTCGATGGGCGGCTCCAAATTGAACAAGAGCGGGTTACCGGGCGGCGGGGCCGGTTCAAAGGAAAAGCGTAAACCTTTCTTTAAGAAGACGGAATCGATCCCGCCGTATGATGTGGTGCCTTCCATGAGACCCGTGGTGCTGGTCGGGCCGTCGCTCAAAGGCTACGAAGTCACCGATATGATGCAGAAGGCTCTCTTCGACTATCTCAAGCACCGCTTCGAAGGGAG GATCATCATAACGAGGGTGAGTGCAGACATTTCACTGGCCAAACGCTCGCTGCTCAACAATCCTTCAAAGCGGGCGCTTATGGAGCGGTCCAACTCACGTTCCAACTGCATTGCCGAAGTCCAGGCAGAGATTGAACGAATCTTTGAGTTAGCCAGAACGCTTCAG TTGGTCGTCCTGGATTGTGATACGATCAATCATCCATCTCAATTGGCCAAGACCTCGCTGGCACCTTTGATAGTTTATCTGAAGATCTCCTCCCCAAAA GTGCTTCAGCGGTTGATCAAATCACGGGGCAAGTCGCAGAGTCGTAACCTCAACGTCCAGATGGTAGCGGCCGAGAAGCTGGCACAGTGCCCTCCCGAGATGTTCGATATCATCCTGGATGAGAACCAACTGGAAGATGCCTGCGAACACATCGCCGACTACCTCGAGGCCTACTGGAGGGCCACCCATCCGCCGATCAAGACGCCGCCGCAACCCACCGTACCACGGCCGCAGGTGACGGCCAGTGTCACGGCCACTTCACCCACACACCATCCGGATCACCACTCTCGATTAGCGGCCGGACGGAACGTTGCCTCTCCGCCAG CTGTCGAAGTGCCGGAATCTTACGGGAGAATGCGTAGCAGTAAAG TGGTGGCTTACCATTCAACCCGAGGCCGTCCGTCGCGGAGTAGTGACGCCGAACAAGACGAGGACTTGGGTCCTTCGCCGTTGCCGCCTcagcagcatcaccaccatcaaCTTCATTCGCAACAACAGCATCATCCGCAATTACAGCGGACTCATTCGCGAGATTACGACTCTCGGGACTACCGTGAGATGCGTGAAATGCGTGATCCTCGGGGTGAAATGCGTGACTACCATCACCAGAGGGACTACCACGATCACCATCCAtctcaccatcatcatcagcaacagcagcagcgacacCAACAACAATCACACCACCTccaccagcaacagcagcaacaacatcatcatcaacaacgCGAATGGGATGACGTCGACGATATGCCGGTTGTGCCAGTGGTCGGAGCGTCTGGTGGGGGCCGTGTTCTCCAGCGGCATCACTCGCGGGAGTCGGATTACCCACAGTCGCCTGTCCATCGCAACGTGAGGCGAACGCCGGCCAACCCCatctaa